In a single window of the Pyrococcus sp. NA2 genome:
- a CDS encoding aminodeoxychorismate/anthranilate synthase component II: protein MILIIDNRDSFVWNLAEYASFFDEVKVVSNRIKPQEVKRIDPDGIIISPGPGHPLDRREVGNSPEIVLEAEVPVLGVCLGHQIIATVFGGKVDRVKPRHGKASPVKHDGEGIFKGIKNPLMAGRYHSLAVVEVPKGFKVTAVSLDDNVIMGIRHKRKPIEGVQFHPESVLTEWESKEGLKIIRNFVEMTR, encoded by the coding sequence ATGATACTGATAATAGATAACAGGGATTCATTCGTGTGGAACCTCGCAGAGTATGCATCCTTCTTCGATGAAGTCAAGGTTGTCTCCAACAGAATAAAACCCCAGGAAGTCAAGAGGATTGATCCAGATGGCATAATAATATCACCAGGCCCAGGACACCCATTGGACAGGAGAGAGGTGGGAAATTCTCCAGAGATAGTCCTGGAGGCGGAAGTTCCGGTCCTTGGAGTATGCCTGGGACATCAAATAATAGCAACGGTGTTCGGGGGAAAAGTGGATAGGGTAAAGCCCAGACATGGAAAGGCCAGTCCAGTTAAACATGATGGGGAAGGGATATTCAAGGGGATAAAGAATCCCTTAATGGCCGGAAGATACCACTCCCTGGCCGTAGTTGAAGTTCCGAAGGGATTCAAGGTCACTGCAGTTTCCCTGGACGACAACGTAATCATGGGCATAAGGCACAAAAGAAAGCCAATTGAAGGCGTCCAGTTTCACCCAGAGAGCGTTTTGACTGAATGGGAGAGCAAAGAGGGACTGAAGATAATAAGGAATTTCGTGGAGATGACGAGATGA
- a CDS encoding phosphoribosylanthranilate isomerase, whose amino-acid sequence MFVKICGIRTFEELRIVEKYADATGVVVKANSKRRIPIDTAKEIIREAKIPVFLVSTMTSYEEWAKVIEETEAKYVQVHSDVSPEVIERLKSEYGVFIMKAFKVPTTSEEPEEYAERLISKISEYDVDRVLLDTGAGTGRMHDLRISRIIARKIPIVIAGGLNPENVRRVIEFVRPFGVDVSSGVERNGRKDESLIREFVRRAKNVVR is encoded by the coding sequence ATGTTCGTTAAGATATGCGGAATAAGAACATTTGAAGAGCTCAGGATAGTGGAGAAGTATGCAGACGCAACGGGAGTTGTGGTAAAAGCGAACTCCAAGAGGAGAATCCCCATTGACACTGCAAAGGAGATAATAAGGGAAGCAAAGATTCCTGTATTCCTGGTCTCAACGATGACCAGCTATGAGGAATGGGCGAAGGTTATAGAGGAGACGGAGGCAAAATACGTTCAAGTGCACTCCGATGTTTCGCCAGAGGTTATTGAAAGGCTAAAATCCGAATATGGAGTTTTCATAATGAAGGCATTCAAGGTACCCACAACAAGTGAGGAGCCTGAGGAATACGCGGAGAGATTAATTTCCAAGATCTCGGAGTATGACGTTGATAGGGTTCTACTGGATACTGGAGCGGGAACCGGGAGGATGCACGACCTCAGGATTAGCAGGATAATCGCTAGGAAAATTCCAATAGTGATAGCCGGTGGGTTAAATCCAGAGAACGTTAGAAGGGTAATAGAGTTCGTCAGGCCATTTGGTGTTGATGTCTCTTCTGGAGTGGAGAGGAATGGAAGAAAGGATGAGTCACTAATTAGGGAATTCGTGAGGAGGGCCAAGAATGTGGTTCGGTAA